From Uloborus diversus isolate 005 chromosome 8, Udiv.v.3.1, whole genome shotgun sequence, a single genomic window includes:
- the LOC129228215 gene encoding adenosylhomocysteinase A-like encodes MNSKPKYKVADISLADFGRKEIVMAENEMPGLMTLRKKYGPSQPLKGARIAGCLHMTIQTAVLIETLLDLGAEVQWSSCNIFSTQDHAAAAIALRGVPVYAWKGETDEEYIWCIEQTIVFPDGQPLNMILDDGGDLTALVHEKYPQFLSGIRGVSEETTTGVHALYKMLNSGKLKVPAINVNDSVTKSKFDNLYGCRESLTDGIKRATDIMLAGKVCVVAGFGDVGKGSAASLRAFGARVIITEIDPINALQAAMEGYEVTTMEEACKSAQVYVTTTGCRDIIRGEHFMAMRDDSIVCNIGHFDIEIDVKWLDTNAVEKINIKPQVDRYKLPNGNHIILLAEGRLVNLGCATGHPSFVMSNSFTNQVMAQIELWTKPENYPVGVYFLPKKLDEEVAALHLDHLGVKLTKLTDSQASYLSLNKEGPFKPGHYRY; translated from the exons atgaaTTCAAAGCCGAAATATAAAGTTG CCGACATATCTCTGGCCGACTTTGGTCGCAAAGAGATTGTGATGGCAGAGAACGAGATGCCTGGCCTGATGACCCTGCGGAAGAAATATGGGCCCTCGCAACCCCTGAAGGGGGCACGGATAGCCGGTTGTCTGCACATGACCATCCAGACCGCTGTTCTTATTGAGACCTTGCTGGATCTTGGAGCCGAG GTCCAGTGGTCCAGTTGCAATATCTTCTCAACCCAAGATCATGCTGCTGCAGCCATCGCTCTGAGAGGAGTCCCTGTATATGCATGGAAAGGTGAAACCGATGAGGAGTACATTTGGTGCATTGAACAG ACAATAGTATTTCCCGATGGACAACCCCTGAATATGATTCTGGATGATGGTGGTGATTTAACTGCTTTAGTGCATGAAAAATATCCCCAATTTCTCTCTG GCATTCGTGGTGTATCTGAGGAAACCACCACTGGAGTACACGCCCTGTACAAAATGCTGAATAGTGGCAAGCTGAAAGTGCCTGCCATCAATGTGAATGACTCTGTTACCAAG agtaaGTTTGACAATCTGTATGGCTGCCGTGAATCGTTGACGGATGGCATCAAGCGTGCTACTGACATCATGTTGGCGGGCAAGGTGTGTGTCGTTGCTGGCTTTGGGGATGTCGGCAAAGGCAGTGCCGCCTCCCTCCGTGCCTTTGGAGCCAGAGTCATCATCACCGAGATTGATCCCATCAATGCTTTACAAGCTGCTATGGAAG GTTATGAAGTAACAACCATGGAAGAAGCATGTAAAAGTGCCCAAGTGTATGTGACGACGACTGGTTGTCGTGACATCATCCGTGGTGAACACTTCATGGCAATGAGAGATGATTCCATCGTCTGCAACATTGGCCATTTTGATATTGAAATTGATGTCAAGTGGCTGGATACCAATGCtgtagaaaaaataaacatcaaaCCTCAG GTCGACAGATACAAGCTCCCAAATGGTAACCACATTATTCTGCTGGCAGAGGGCCGCCTGGTGAACTTAGGTTGTGCCACCGGACATCCCAGTTTTGTCATGAGCAACTCATTCACAAACCAAGTCATGGCACAGATTGAGCTGTGGACCAAACCTGAGAACTATCCAGTTGGGGTCTACTTCCTACCGAAAAAG